CATTTTTTTTGAGGGACATTTTTTGAAATGTAGAAAAATgaccagcaacaacaacagacttTATGACATAGGGTCAGCTGCCTATCAGTACCTGGAGTATCCACCCAGCCTGGATGCATGGCAGAGAAGTGAATGGCTGGCTTAGCCTTGGCCCACTGTTGTGTCAGCACCACCTGCTGCCTCTGAGAAGAAACAACACATCATGCCTACTTCACTGTATTTTATCACTATTATGTCTCTTTTCCTCTGTTCAACTCTTCTTCCATAACCTGGATTACATTCTCCTCCCCGTACCTTGTTCTGGGCGTAGACCGTGACGCCGTCCACGTAGCCCGTCTCTGACTGCAGGTCGTGGACTCTGAGTTTCTGGACCAGCATGCCTCCTGAGGACACAGTGATCTAACCGGCCGGGAGAAGAGAGGCACAGTGTGCTTCGACCACAGCCACTCCAGCGAGGACAAAAGTGGCATTATGCTGTCCACATGATGCAGatgagcaatgtgtgtgtgtgtgtgtgtgtgtttgtgtgttttcatacCACCCTTGGATCCCGGCTCTTCTGTAGAAGTGGTATGAGAGTCTGCGTGAGGATGTACACTCCTGAAAAATAGATGGAGAAGAGGCAGACTTAAAACGGTGCTGCTGTTCAGCGGCACCCCGCCAGCAGGAGGGCTCACCCATCGTGTTGGTGGCAAAGTTCTTCTCCAGGCCCTCGGCGGTCACCTCTCTCGTGTGCACCACGCACCCTGCGTTATTTATCTGTCACGAAAGAGATGACATCGAGACGGTCTGATCACATAGCAACGGAGGTATCGATTCAGAAAGACAGATTTGGGATGAAGATTCAAAGGAGAGCGctgacacacaccaacacattcaAGGCTGGGTACTGACTCTTGAAGGCCTCCGCAAACTCCCAGACGTCGTGCGTCTCCGACATGTCCACGATGTGGACGTAGACCTCCTAGAATCACCAGGAAAGCGTCAGTCTCACAGACCCGGGGTTTTCTTCGTCCCATTGCGTGTGAGGCGTGTTGCAGGCGAACAACACGGGGACTCACCGTGTTGCCAGACTCACGGACGATTTCCGACCGGGCCTCCTCTGCTTTACCTTTGTTTCTACACACC
This portion of the Pseudoliparis swirei isolate HS2019 ecotype Mariana Trench chromosome 8, NWPU_hadal_v1, whole genome shotgun sequence genome encodes:
- the LOC130198543 gene encoding dehydrogenase/reductase SDR family member 12-like isoform X1 translates to MAHSTTQTGLYAQHSSSIDSWRGYEAAFKNFEPQALDVSVVGRSFMITGANSGIGRATSMAIAKKGGTVHMVCRNKGKAEEARSEIVRESGNTEVYVHIVDMSETHDVWEFAEAFKSQYPALNVLINNAGCVVHTREVTAEGLEKNFATNTMGVYILTQTLIPLLQKSRDPRVITVSSGGMLVQKLRVHDLQSETGYVDGVTVYAQNKRQQVVLTQQWAKAKPAIHFSAMHPGWVDTPAVSTSMPQFHQMMGERLRSVEQGADTVVWLAVSRAAGRTRSGLFFQDRTLVPAHLPLAWTHSSAEEIQDFMTQLETLARPLTQNLMLTGSSGPLFV
- the LOC130198543 gene encoding dehydrogenase/reductase SDR family member 12-like isoform X3, giving the protein MITGANSGIGRATSMAIAKKGGTVHMVCRNKGKAEEARSEIVRESGNTEVYVHIVDMSETHDVWEFAEAFKSQYPALNVLINNAGCVVHTREVTAEGLEKNFATNTMGVYILTQTLIPLLQKSRDPRVITVSSGGMLVQKLRVHDLQSETGYVDGVTVYAQNKRQQVVLTQQWAKAKPAIHFSAMHPGWVDTPAVSTSMPQFHQMMGERLRSVEQGADTVVWLAVSRAAGRTRSGLFFQDRTLVPAHLPLAWTHSSAEEIQDFMTQLETLARPLTQNLMLTGSSGPLFV
- the LOC130198543 gene encoding dehydrogenase/reductase SDR family member 12-like isoform X2, producing MSLYRNGIWFLNGIHEYTRRGYEAAFKNFEPQALDVSVVGRSFMITGANSGIGRATSMAIAKKGGTVHMVCRNKGKAEEARSEIVRESGNTEVYVHIVDMSETHDVWEFAEAFKSQYPALNVLINNAGCVVHTREVTAEGLEKNFATNTMGVYILTQTLIPLLQKSRDPRVITVSSGGMLVQKLRVHDLQSETGYVDGVTVYAQNKRQQVVLTQQWAKAKPAIHFSAMHPGWVDTPAVSTSMPQFHQMMGERLRSVEQGADTVVWLAVSRAAGRTRSGLFFQDRTLVPAHLPLAWTHSSAEEIQDFMTQLETLARPLTQNLMLTGSSGPLFV